In Candidatus Binataceae bacterium, one genomic interval encodes:
- a CDS encoding type III pantothenate kinase, whose amino-acid sequence MLITLDVGNSHTVIGIYDGEKLTHHWRIQTVPERTTDEHGALLNTLLAGAGIEPGFKPEGVIIACVVPPLNQSMEHLAERYFRCIPVMVGPGIKTGMPILYENPKEVGADRIVNAVAAYERYSSACIVVDFGTATSFDYITGRGEYAGGAIAPGLDVSMDALIARAAKLYRVELVRPREAVGRTTISSIQSGLIFGYTALVDGLVHRIRKERGERARVIATGGLAELIARESETIEEVDEFLTLKGLRLIFERNRR is encoded by the coding sequence ATGCTCATCACGCTTGACGTCGGTAACAGCCACACCGTCATAGGAATCTACGACGGTGAGAAACTGACGCATCACTGGCGGATCCAAACCGTCCCGGAACGCACCACCGACGAGCACGGCGCGCTTCTCAACACGTTGCTAGCAGGGGCTGGTATCGAGCCTGGGTTTAAACCCGAAGGCGTGATCATCGCCTGCGTGGTGCCTCCCCTGAATCAATCGATGGAGCATCTCGCGGAGCGCTACTTCCGCTGCATCCCGGTGATGGTTGGGCCCGGCATCAAGACCGGCATGCCGATTCTGTATGAGAACCCCAAGGAAGTCGGCGCCGATCGAATCGTGAACGCCGTCGCGGCGTACGAACGATATTCCAGCGCGTGCATCGTTGTTGATTTCGGTACCGCTACCAGCTTTGACTATATAACCGGCCGCGGAGAATACGCGGGCGGCGCGATTGCTCCAGGGCTGGATGTTTCTATGGATGCGCTGATTGCGCGCGCGGCCAAGCTCTACCGGGTCGAGCTGGTGCGTCCTCGTGAGGCAGTCGGCCGCACCACGATCTCTTCCATTCAGTCGGGTCTCATTTTCGGCTATACCGCATTGGTAGATGGTCTGGTTCATCGCATCCGCAAGGAGCGGGGCGAACGGGCGCGGGTAATCGCGACCGGAGGGCTGGCGGAGTTGATCGCGCGCGAGTCCGAAACCATCGAGGAAGTGGATGAATTTTTAACCCTGAAGGGGCTGCGATTGATCTTCGAGCGCAATCGCCGCTAG